The sequence ATCCATTTCATTTCGGGTTTCCGGTCTCCCGAGTACAATGCCATTCTCGTGCGGAAAGGTGGACACGCTGCCAGAAACAGCCTTCATATGCAGGGGCAGGCCATCGATCTCTTAATTCCGGGTGTCCATCCCAAAAAACTTCGCCAGACGGCACTGGAACTGCGATTTGGCGGGGTTGGTTTTTATCAACGTTCAAGGTTCATCCATTTAGACTCCGGCCCCTTCCGGTTCTGGTAATCAGCCTCTGCTGATCCAATCACATCATCAGTTCGCCCGACGTTATCATCTTCTGTTACAAGCTGACCTCGCGGTTCGACTGAACGGTCAGTTTGGTCCGTGTAGCATGGGTCCATCATGAACCCTCTCGATCAGGCAAAGAATGTGAAAGAGGTTTTTCGAGGAAGGGGAGCCCAGATAAGACGACTCTGATTGCATTGCGCCGATGGTCTCTGGATAATGCCGAAACAGCTCAGCGCATCATGCGCTCATGTAAGGAGTAAAAAGATCCACTCATGTCGACCGCGAGTCTAGCGCTTCTCATTTTCGGCGTTTGCTACTTGGTCATCATGACCGAGCGAATCCATAAGACCATCGTGGCGTTGAGCGGTGCCGCCTTAATGATCGCCTTCGGCGTGGTCTCGCAAGACGAGGCGTTTTATTCGCACGACTTCGGTGTGGACTACAATGTCGTGTTTCTGTTGATCGGGATGATGGTCATCGTCAACATTATCAGAGAGACAGGCTTGTTCGAGGTCTTGGCGATTTGGGCTGCGAAACGGGCCAAGGCCAAGCCGTTCCGCTTGATGGTTTTGCTGGCGATCTTGACTGCCGTGTTGTCGGCCATGCTCGACAACGTCACCACGGTCTTGCTGATGGCGCCGGTGACGCTGTCCATCAGCAAACGCTTGGAACTGAACCCCATTTCGTTTCTTCTCTGCGAAGCGTTGTCGTCCAATATCGGTGGAACAGCGACGCTCGTCGGCGATCCGCCAAACATCATGATCGCCAGTAAAGCGGAGCTGGGGTACTTGGAGTTTTTGTCAGTCCTGGGGCCCATCGCGGTGCTGATCATGGCGGTGTTTCTTGGAGTGATGTGGGTGCTCTTCGGTCGAAAGATGTCGGTGGCTCCGCACCTTCGTGAAGCGGTCATGACGCTCAATCCGAGAGATGCGATTCGCGACCACGGATTACTGCGGCGCTGTCTGTGGGCGCTGGGGGGCGTCAATCTCGGGTTTGCGTTTCATTCTTTCGTCCACCTTGAGCCGGCGACGGTTGCGTTACTGGGGGCGAGCGCCTTCATGCTGCTGGGTCATGCGCGGGGACGATCGAATGAAACCGAAGAGATGAAATACTTGGCGGACGTCGAGTGGAAAACGATCTTCTTCTTCATCGGTCTCTTCATTTTGGTGGGAGGTCTCGTGAAGATCGGGGCGATTCGATATCTCGCAGAACGGCTCGTCAATATTACGGAAGGCAACATGGCCGGAGCGACGCTCGCCGTGCTGGTCGGTTCGGCCGTGCTGTCGGCGTTCGTGGACAACATCCCCTATGTGGCCGCCATGAATCCTCTTATCGTCGACCTGGCCCGCTCGCTTCACCCGGATGTTGCAGACTATACGGCGTTGGTCCATCAACCGGATATCATTCCCCTGTGGTGGGCGCTGGCCTTGGGAGCCTGTTTAGGTGGAAACGGCACGATCATCGGGGCCAGTGCGAACGTGGTGATCGTGGACATTGCGCGTCAGTCTGGGTATCACATTTCGTTTTGGCAGTTCTTCAGGTTGGGCTTTCCTGTCATGATCGGATCCGTCGCGATCAGTGCAGTCTATCTGTGGCTCCTGTTTCTTCGGTAAGTCGAGCGTACTGAGAACCTGCCCCAACACCAGACTCTCGCCAGCAACCCTATCAAGTCTGTAATTTCCTTGGGCTGAGATGGTAATTGACCGTTCTGAATGGGATGGGGATTTGAGGCCGTTAATGGTGGTGTGCCAAGATGTGTATTTCGGGGTGCGTCTCAGCCAACTTTCGCAGATCACAATGGATGTCGTCGGGATCGCAACACTCGGTCTCCAGTTGAATGGTGATATGTTTGATGCCGAAGTCCGTAGTAATCCGGTTCTGGATCAACCGGAGTAGCTCAAGCCTTATGCCTGGGTACTGCGTAGGTAAGCGTTCAGTGCCTGCAGTATTGGGAGATGCGCGGGAAGTCGGCGATACACATCTTTGGCGAGCGTTTCATCATAGGTATGGGCGGTGCGGTTCCGATCTTCGAGCATAGCTAACCACCCGGTTTCGTCGGTGATCCAGCTGTTCTTGTAAGCCATCTTGAGGCAGCTTTTCGGGGATTGGCATTCGAGGCCCTCTGCCCGTGCCCGTTCCTGAATCACCTTCCAGGCCAACTCAAAGCAAAACTCAAATCGCTGGATGGAGGCGTCTCGGGTGAGATCGGTTGCGGGAGCGCTGAGGGCTTCGCTGAACCGTGTAATGGCTGTGGTGAAGCTGTCGAGTCTTGTGCTCATAAGCGAATTCCATGACGAAGAATTTCTTGTTGGAACCGCTCGCCGACGGTATGGAGATCAATGAGGTCGATTTCATGCAGCGTCGCCATACTCTCTATTCCAGCCCGGAGTTCGGCGAAGCGCTCAGGAAGGAATGCAGTGGGACCAGAAACAGCGATATCAATATCGGCGTATGGGTGAGCCGTACCTTTTGGCCACGACCCGAACCAGATGACCTCAACATCAGCACCCAGCATGGCTCGAACAAGCTTCGCGACTTCTTGTGCAATCTGTCGAGGTCGAGCGAGAAGCTCTTGAGAAATCATAGGGTCAGTGTATCGGTTCTGGCGATGATGTCAACTGGGTTTGCCGGCAAGCTGATTGAAAACAGGAAGCGATGTCCAGAAGGAGTCCGACGGTCAGTGGTGGTGTGCCAAGGTATGTGCTTCGGGGTGCGTCTCAGCCAACTTTCGCAGATCACAATGGATGTCGTCGGGATCGCAACACTCGGTCTCCAGTTGAATGGTGATATGTTTGATGCCGAAGTCCGTAGTGATCCGGTTCTGGATCAGTTGCAGCAACTCGAGAGGGGTGCAATGGCGTTCGATCATGACATGGCTGGTCAGCATGATAAGGCGAGGCTCGACTGCCCAGATGTGAAGATCATGCACGTTTTTAACGCCAGGAATTGATTCGATGGTCGCAGCGACGTGAGGGACACTGATGCCCGGTGGAGTCGATTCCAATAGGACCTCCATTGACTCTTTAAAGATCGGCCAGGCTCCTCGGAGAATGACCCCGACGATCAGTAAGCTGATGAGTGGATCGAGGACGGTCCATCCTGTGAGAAGAATCGCTCCGCCGCTGACGATGACGCCGAGCGACACCCAGGCATCTCCCAACATGTGCCAGAACGCGCTTCTGATGTTCAAATCGTCTTTGGCACCATGTTGGAGTAGCAAAGCGATCCCAAGATTTGCCACGAAACTGACCGCTGCCACGGCCATGACCCACCAACCATCGACCGGGACTGGGGCCAGCAGACGCTGGACGCCGACAATCGCGATGCCGAGCGCAGTCAACAGCAGAATGAAACTGTTCAGAAACGCGGCAAGGATTCCGGCGCGATGGTAGCCGAAGGTTCGAGTCTCCGAAGCTGGACGCGCCGTAAGGAGATGAGCATAGAGGGCGAGGAAAAGCGAGCCCTGATCGACGAGGTTGTGGCTTGCGTCGCTCATCAGGCCGATACTATTGAGAACCCAACCTCCGACGAACTCCGCTGCGATGACGACCGCATTGATAGCGAGGGCGAGTTGGAGCCGCGATCGAAGGTGTGCATACGAAGCCAGTGCTGTCATATCTTACAGTTTCGCATGAGCGATGCAATGCAGCAAGCCATGACGACG is a genomic window of Candidatus Nitrospira kreftii containing:
- a CDS encoding hypothetical protein (conserved membrane protein of unknown function): MSTASLALLIFGVCYLVIMTERIHKTIVALSGAALMIAFGVVSQDEAFYSHDFGVDYNVVFLLIGMMVIVNIIRETGLFEVLAIWAAKRAKAKPFRLMVLLAILTAVLSAMLDNVTTVLLMAPVTLSISKRLELNPISFLLCEALSSNIGGTATLVGDPPNIMIASKAELGYLEFLSVLGPIAVLIMAVFLGVMWVLFGRKMSVAPHLREAVMTLNPRDAIRDHGLLRRCLWALGGVNLGFAFHSFVHLEPATVALLGASAFMLLGHARGRSNETEEMKYLADVEWKTIFFFIGLFILVGGLVKIGAIRYLAERLVNITEGNMAGATLAVLVGSAVLSAFVDNIPYVAAMNPLIVDLARSLHPDVADYTALVHQPDIIPLWWALALGACLGGNGTIIGASANVVIVDIARQSGYHISFWQFFRLGFPVMIGSVAISAVYLWLLFLR
- a CDS encoding hypothetical protein (conserved protein of unknown function) — protein: MVVCQDVYFGVRLSQLSQITMDVVGIATLGLQLNGDMFDAEVRSNPVLDQPE
- a CDS encoding Nucleotidyltransferase substrate binding protein, with the translated sequence MSTRLDSFTTAITRFSEALSAPATDLTRDASIQRFEFCFELAWKVIQERARAEGLECQSPKSCLKMAYKNSWITDETGWLAMLEDRNRTAHTYDETLAKDVYRRLPAHLPILQALNAYLRSTQA
- a CDS encoding hypothetical protein (conserved protein of unknown function), yielding MISQELLARPRQIAQEVAKLVRAMLGADVEVIWFGSWPKGTAHPYADIDIAVSGPTAFLPERFAELRAGIESMATLHEIDLIDLHTVGERFQQEILRHGIRL
- a CDS encoding hypothetical protein (conserved membrane protein of unknown function); its protein translation is MTALASYAHLRSRLQLALAINAVVIAAEFVGGWVLNSIGLMSDASHNLVDQGSLFLALYAHLLTARPASETRTFGYHRAGILAAFLNSFILLLTALGIAIVGVQRLLAPVPVDGWWVMAVAAVSFVANLGIALLLQHGAKDDLNIRSAFWHMLGDAWVSLGVIVSGGAILLTGWTVLDPLISLLIVGVILRGAWPIFKESMEVLLESTPPGISVPHVAATIESIPGVKNVHDLHIWAVEPRLIMLTSHVMIERHCTPLELLQLIQNRITTDFGIKHITIQLETECCDPDDIHCDLRKLAETHPEAHTLAHHH